The Thermosynechococcus sp. genome has a segment encoding these proteins:
- a CDS encoding DUF3038 domain-containing protein: MVPSLPIKAQIDLILLSLEALAHVGSADVLALAEAMGFEAYLPDRVGLWRLRQSSPLRRGRNGRRKLDVDEARALALICTRLAQQYQQDIRTAIECWQQQTSEGRPPHLDPVLGDYIDRFTSLYQDRMADDSNDGTELAQLALDLLVDLLFYSTPQGAHRLWITLLERTTPAPPSLLLVAPEPVPAPAPEVPTLFPHADV, translated from the coding sequence ATGGTCCCTTCCTTGCCCATCAAGGCACAAATTGACTTGATTTTGCTGAGTCTGGAGGCCTTGGCTCATGTGGGTTCAGCAGATGTCCTGGCGTTGGCAGAAGCTATGGGGTTTGAGGCCTACTTGCCTGATCGTGTGGGGTTATGGCGACTGCGGCAATCGAGTCCGCTACGGCGGGGTCGCAATGGCCGACGCAAACTAGATGTGGACGAAGCCCGTGCCTTGGCCTTGATCTGCACCCGCTTAGCCCAGCAGTACCAACAAGACATCCGCACCGCCATTGAATGCTGGCAACAGCAGACAAGTGAAGGTCGCCCCCCCCACTTAGATCCAGTTCTTGGGGATTATATTGACCGCTTCACTAGTTTGTATCAAGACCGAATGGCTGACGACAGCAACGATGGTACTGAATTAGCACAACTGGCCTTAGACTTACTTGTGGATTTGCTCTTTTACAGTACCCCCCAAGGGGCACACCGCCTTTGGATCACCCTACTAGAACGCACTACTCCTGCGCCCCCTTCGCTGTTGTTGGTGGCACCTGAACCAGTACCTGCACCAGCTCCTGAAGTGCCTACCCTGTTTCCCCATGCCGATGTCTAA